In Leptolyngbya sp. BL0902, the DNA window AAGTGCCTATGATTATCACTATCGCCTCATTGAAGGGGGGCAGCGGCAAAACCTCGCTATCAGTGCATCTCGCCCATGCGATTGCCCTGGCTGGCCGTCGCGTGCTGCTGATTGATGCCGACCCCCAAGCTTCAGCCAGTACGTGGGCAAGTGCCCGTGATGAGAAGCCTCCATTCTCGGTGGTTGGCATGGCTAGAGATACCATGCACCGCGAGCTACCCGACTTGGTAGCGGCCTATGACCACGCAATCATCGATACCCCACCCCGCACCAGCAAGCTAACCGGATCCGCCATCGTCAGTAGCGACCTCGTCCTGATTCCCGTGCAGCCCAGCTCCTACGATGTTTGGGCAGCGGCAGAGACCGTAAAGCTTGTGGAGCAAGTTCAGGGCATGAAACCAGACCTGCTGGCCGCCTTCATCGTGAACCGGGCCATTGGTCGCACGGTGATCGCCCGCGACATCTTAGAGGCTCTGGAGGACTACCCCTTCCCCGTATTGCCAACCACCGTTGCTCAACGGGTGGCAATTGCAGAATCTAGCGGGGGGCACACCGTGTTTGAGGTAGAACCCAGTGGCGCAGCGGCAAAAGACTTTCGGGCGATGGCTAAAGACGTTTTGAAGCTCA includes these proteins:
- the parA gene encoding ParA family partition ATPase; the protein is MIITIASLKGGSGKTSLSVHLAHAIALAGRRVLLIDADPQASASTWASARDEKPPFSVVGMARDTMHRELPDLVAAYDHAIIDTPPRTSKLTGSAIVSSDLVLIPVQPSSYDVWAAAETVKLVEQVQGMKPDLLAAFIVNRAIGRTVIARDILEALEDYPFPVLPTTVAQRVAIAESSGGHTVFEVEPSGAAAKDFRAMAKDVLKLMGTAQW